The genomic interval CATTTACAGCAGATTTCTCTTTTTTTCGAACAGACTGAAGCATTTTTTCATTGTCTCTAATTTCCTGTTGAATTTGAGCTTTACGCTGTTCCAGTTTTTCTTGCTGTGAATCCTGCGCCCACACAAATGTTGTGGCACATATTAAAACTAGACTTAGGAGAAATTTTGGCATGTTTCTATTTTTATTTTGCAAATTTACTGAATTGTAACTTTTTTATAGCCACTTGGAACGCTATATGGAAAAGAAAGTTCTTCATTAAATGAAATATTGTTATAATTTAAATTAATATTCGTTTTGCCTTTTGGCTGAACGGCATTTATTTCGATACTAGTTGGAATTGTTCCTTGATTGAAAACTTTACTATCTGAGTAATTAATCTGTAAATTTCTATTTTCTGATGGCTGAGAAATCTCTTCCTTTTGAATCAAATATTTTTCGCCATCTAAGAAAAATGTCTTTTTCAAATTTGCATCTTTTTCTTCATCCAATCTAAAAAGATTATCTACAATGGTTTGCGTGTATTTCCCTTTTCTTAAATCGTCAAATGCTTCTCCTACAAGTAAGTTCTGCACTTTAGTATAGTCTAAATCTGTTCCTAACCATTTGCTTAGACTTGTAAAATCTCCTTCGTAATACGTACTGTTTATTTTTTCGTAATAACTTACTGTAGAAGGTGTTATTAAAGCTTTTGCCATTGTAATCCCTAAAAAGCGTACACTTATCAAAATCTGTTTGTCTTTTTCGATTCTAATTTCAGCACTAACATTTTGGCTTTGTTTTTCATCAACATATTTTGCGCTGGCTTTTATGTATAAGGTAGAAAAATCTAATTTATTCTCATAATGCTTTTCTACAACTTTTTTATCCTCTTTTGGAGCAACTGTTTGGCTTGTATTGTTTCCTTGTACCGCAACTGCTTTAGATTTACATGAAATTACGGCAACAGATAGCAATAGAACTGATATATATTTTTTCATTTGAATTTTCTTTTTATTTTTTCTTTTTTAATAATTCATTAGCCTTCAAAAAGTATTCCTCTTTTTTCTTGGCATCTCCCAATCCATTATACGCTTCTCCTAATTGAATATTAAAATTTGCTTCCAATTTTGCATCATCCACTACATAATCAAGCCCCATTTCTAAAACAGTTTTTGCATTTTTAAACTGCTTCGTCTGATTGCTTCCCAAACCTGCATAATAATAAAACTGTGCCTGACTTGGATAGACTTCAATCAGCATCATGGCTCTTTTGGTCATTAAATCGTATTGCTTAACCTGAGAATACGCTTCTAACAATAACATATTGGTTTCAAGATCTGTATCTGAATGTGCTTTTAAATCTTTTTCATAATATTTAATTGCATTTTCAAACTGGCCTTTGCTGTGATAAAATTTTCCAATTTCTTTAGCGACATCAACATCTTTATCGTTATCAAAATACGAAATGGCTTTTTCTAAATCTGTTGAATATTGCGGATTTTTGTTTACAAAAATCAAAAATTCATTCAAAGTTCTATGTTTAATTTTTGAATCAATTTTTGAGCTTGCTAAAATTACATTCATCGATTTTATAGCTTTATCTGCCTGATTAGCATCCAAATAAGTTTTAAACAAACTTATTTGAGCCCATTCTGAATTCGGAATTTCTTTTGCCAATTGTTTGGCCACTTCTAAAGACTTCTCATTTTCATTATTTTTTGAATACAAAAGAATTAGATTCAAATAATTTGATTCTTCTTTCGGATCTTTTTTAATCTGCTGAATCAGATTGTCAATTTCTGCATTTTGATATTTTCCTTGCGAGAGAATCTGCGCTTTATAAATTTCACGATCTGAAGATTTTCCGAATTTATCATTCATTTCGTTTATAGCAATCAATGCCTTGTCATACTGATTTGTAATCATATACAACGAAATCAAATCGTCTTTGTATTCTTCATCAAAAACAATAATTTTTTGAATGATTTCAATTGCCAAAGCATAGTTTTTTGTCTCATAACTTACATCGTAAATTCCGAGCCAAAACCATTTATTTTTAGGATCAAGCTGTGTTGCTTTTTCAAAAGCATCTTGCGCATTTTGATATTGTTTAAGCGCTAGATAATTCTTCCCTAATTCAAAATAAGCTACTGCGTCATTGGGTTTTAGTTTGATACATTTTTCCAATGACACAATTGCTTTATCATAATTTTCGATTCCTTTTTGTTTTAATGATTCATAAAATGAGTCTTGATATTCGTCTGTTGCCATAGCAATGTCCTCGGGCTCTGTCTGTGCAAAAGCCGAAAACGATGTGCTAAATAAAGCAACAAGCAAAACTGTAAAAACTCCTTTTTTAATCATTTCTAAAATTTACATCTTAAACAAAAAAACGAAACTTTCTTCTTTTTTATTTTATTCTAAAACAGCGTAATCACCAATACTAATACTAGTAAATTTACCATCATAACTTACATGATTTCCGATCATTGCGTTATCTAAATCAGCATTTTTAATTTGAGAATACGTCTGAATTAAACTGTTTTTGATCGTGCTATCTGTAACATGACATCCGTTTCCTAAAGAAACATTTGGACCAATAGTTGTGTTTTTTAAAACAACATTTTCTCCGATATAACAAGGCGGAATAATTGTTGAATTTTCTAATTTTACACCATAGTCTACTAAATGTTCTCCGTCATTGTGAAGAAAACCTAACATTCTTGTATTTGTTTCAACAGTAACATCTTTGTTTCCGCAATCCATCCATTCGTCAACGCTTCCGGTTTTGAAAACTTTTCCGTTAGCCATCATCGCTTTGATACCGTCATTAATCTGGTATTCTCCACCATTTTGAATATTATTATCCAAAACATTTTGAAGTTCATTTCTTAAAACTCCAACTTCTTTAAAATAATAAATTCCGATAACCGCTAAGTCACTAACAAATTCTTTTGGTTTTTCAACCAACTCAATAATTTCATTATTTTGGTTTAGTTTTACAACACCAAATGCTTCTGGCTGTTCAACTTGCTTTACCCAAATTACAGCATCTGCTTCTGGATCTAATTCAAAATCTGCTCTAATTAAAGTATCTGCATAAGCAATTACCGCTGGTCCAGAAAGAGAATCTTTTGCACACATAATTGCGTGACCAGTTCCCAAAGGTTGATCCTGACGGTATATAGCAGCTTTTGCTCCTAATCCTTTAGCCAAATCTTCTAAGCTTTTTACAACATCATCTCCAAAAAAAGCTTCGTCTCCTAAAATAAAAGCCACTTCTTCAATTGGTTCTTTTAATATTTTGGCAATATCTTCAACTAAACGATGTACAATAGATTTACCTGCAACAGGAATTAATGGTTTTGGAACAGTTAATGTATGAGGCCTCAATCTCGATCCGCGGCCTGCCATTGGCACAATTATTTTCATTCTTTATTTGATTTTATAAGAAGATTTGAAAAAATCTTCGTGGGGTTTGGTCTTTCTTTTTTTTGTTCTGTTTATTACAGAAATTTATTTTACTCCAGTGCTTCCGAATCCTCCTTCACCTCTTGATGTTTCAGAAAGTGTTTCAACTTCGATCCATTCAGCTCTTTCGTGTTTTGCAATAATCAATTGTGCAATTCTTTCTCCATTTTCAATTACAAAATCGTCATTAGATAAATTTACTAAAATTACACCAATTTCTCCTCTGTAATCTGCATCAATAGTTCCAGGCGAATTTAAAACTGTTACGCCTTTTTTTGCCGCCAGACCACTTCTTGGTCTTACTTGCGCTTCGTAACTAATTGGCAATTCGATAAAAAGTCCTGTTTTTACAATCGCTCTTTCTAAAGGTTTTAACGTAATTGCGTCAGAAATATTGGCACGTAAATCCATTCCTGCAGAAGCAATTGTTTCGTAGTTTGGTAAATCGTGCTGAGATTTATTGATTATTTGTATTTTCATTTTTAAATAAATATTTTTTATAAGTGTCTTATTTTCTTTTCATTATTCCTTTTATAGTATCTTTTTCAAAATGATAAACCAAATACATAAAGGCTAAAAGAAGCGGAATTCCAACATAATATTTTTCTCTAAATCCGTAAAACGAGATAATCGAAAATAATATAGAAACTCCTAAATAAGCGCCAATTTTATTCATGTCATAAGGAATTGGATAATATTTATTTCCTAAAACATAAGAAATAAGCATCATGCTTCCGTAAGCCGAAATGGTTGCAATTGCAGAACCATAATAACTGTATTTTGGAATTAAAAGATAATTTAAAACCAAAGTTACTATAGCGCCTACTATAGAAATATAGGCTCCAATTTTTGTTTTATCTGTAAGTTTATACCACACCGATAAGTTGTTATAAATTCCTAGAAAGAAATTTGCCAAGATAATTAATGGCACCACTTTCATTGCTTCCCAATATGATTTATTGTCTAATAAAAGGTATTTTAGAACATCAGCAAAAACAATTACGCCTAATAAAATTAGAGATCCCAATATCACAAAATATTTGGTAATTACTGCATAAGTTTGTGGCGCATTTTCATTTTTAGCATGGCTGAAAAAGAAAGGCTCAATTCCTAATCTGAAAGCTGTAGCAAAAAGAACCATAAACAATCCTAACTTATAACAGGCTGAATATGCTCCAACCTCAGATTTTGCCAAGTTTTCTGGAAGCAAATAACCTAATAAGATTTTATCGAAATGTTCATTTACGGCAAAAGCTAATCCGGCAACCAAAATTGGCAGACCGTATTTCATCATTCTTCTCCAAAGTTCTGGATCGAATTTTCGTCCAAGCGAAAGATAATTTGGAGAAAGAACTATAAATGTGGCCAAACTTGCCAAAAGATTTGCAATGAAAATGTACGCGATTTGAAAGTTTTCGACATATAAATTATCCCAAACAGAACCCGGATTTTCTGCCGCCAAAGTAGGCAGATACATTAAGAAAAAGATATTAAGCAAAAGATTTATAACTACATTTCCAATCTTAATAGCAGCATAAACCATTGGTCTTTGATTGGCTCTTAATTTAGAAAACGGAATTAAAACCAATGCATCTAATACCAAAATCCAAACAGTATAAGTAATGTATTGAACGTCTACTTCTGCAAGATTGGCGAGGGTATTTCTAAAAATTAAAGCAACAAAAAGAAAGATAATTGAAGTCCAAAATATTGAAATAGTAGAAGTTGCAATTACATTTTTCTTGTCATCTTCGGCACTGTAAAATCTAAAAAAGGCAGTTTCCATTCCGTAAGAAAGAACTACGTTAAAGAAAACCATCCAAGACAATACGATTGAAACTTCGCCATACTCTGCCGTTGGTAAAATTCCTGTATATAATCTCACTAATAAAAAACTTAGCATTCTTGGTAAAACTGTTGCCAGACCGTAAATTGCTGTTTGCTTAAATAGATTTTTATATAATCCCAAAATATAATTATAATAGTGTTTGTAAGACAAAAATAACCATTTCTTTTGTTTAATGGTGTTTTTGTTGATGCAATAAAATAAAGTTCTGTTTGTTTTTAGACAGTCATTTTCTTTTCGTCTAAAATTTTTACAAAATGAAACCCTCTTGGAGCGTAACCTTGATTGTAGTAAAATCTATGAGCTCCAAAATTTCCCGTAAAAGCATCCAGAACAATACTGCTGCAATTTAATTCCACTGCTTTTTCCTCTATATAATCGGTAAGCAATTTTCCAATTCCTTTAGAACGGTGATTTGGATTTACAACAAAATTATCTATTTCTAAATATTTTCCCGTCCATAATTTAGTTGCAGACCAGCAACCTGTAAGTCCTACACAAATATCATTTTCAAAAACAGCGATTTGAGTATAATTATGAGGAAGCATTTCAGAAAGAAAAGATTCATATTTTTCTAAAGTTATGTTTGGATATAAAAACTTGATTGTTTCTATTTGAGCTAACATTTCTGGAATGGTAGTAAGTTCTTTTATAAGTAGCTGTTTCATAGAATTTTACTGTAATATAATCAAAAATAATTAATTTGTTAGTTAATAGTTATATAATTAAAAATCAAAGACATGTGAAATATATAAATTAGACATGAAAATTATGTAACTTTTTTTAGACAGTCTTTTCCTAAATTTGTTTCACAGGGATTGAGAAAGCTAAATACAACCCTTATAAAAAAGGAAGCACTGGGACTGATAAAGCTTGTTTGTTCCCATAAAAGACAAAGCATAAGGGATTGATTCAGCTGTATTGTAACCCTAATAAAAACAGAGCACTGGGACTAATAAAGCTTGTTTGTTCCCATAAAAGACAAAGCAAAAGGGATTGATTCTGCTGAAATGTAACCCTCAAAAAAACAGAGCATTGGGATTAATAAAGCTAGTTTGTTCCCATGAAAGACAAAGCACACAGAGTTATCTGTCTATTTTTATAAAATGGTAGTGATTCTCAACTTTTGAATAATTTGAGAATCACCATTTTATAAAATTATTTTTAAAAAAGAAAACTTCCAATAAATAAAAAGCCAGCAAATGCTGGCTTTTTATTTTATATATAATGGAATTTATTACCCATTTAAAGCTTCTGCTCCACCAACAATTTCCAAAATCTCACTTGTAATCGCAGCTTGACGAGCTTTGTTGTAAGTTAATTTCAATTGGTTTCTTAATTCAGTAGCATTATCTGTTGCTTTGTGCATAGCAGTCATACGCGCTCCGTGCTCAGAAGCAAATGAATCGCGGATACCTTTATATAATTGTGTTTTTAAAGACTTAGGAATTAAAGTCAAAACAATTTCTTCTTTAGAAGGTTCAAAAATATAATCTCCAGCAGAAACATTTTTGTCAGAATTGATAGGAGCCAATGGTAAAAATTGCTCTACTTGAACAATCTGTGTTGCTGCATTTTTAAATTGATTATAAACCAACTCAATTCTGTCATAATCTCCAGATAAAAATTTCTCCGTCAAATTATCTGCAATTCCAGCAACATTTTCAAAAGTTAAATGATCAAAAATTGCATTATGATGACCGTGAACTTTATGAGTTTTGCTTAAAGCGTCATTTCCTTTTTTACCAATAGCAAAAACATCAACTTGCTTTCCAGCGTAAAACTGTGTACGGTTTTTAATCTCTTTAATAATATTTGAATTGAAAGCGCCGCATAAACCTCTGTTTGAAGTTATAGCTACTAACAATACTTTTTTTACTTCACGTTGTGTAGTGTAATCTCCTCCAACTTCACCTTCAAGTGTAGAAGAAAGATCTTGCAATAACTCCGTTAATTTCTCGGCATAAGGACGCATTGCAGTGATTGCATCTTGTGCTTTCTTCAGCTTTGCAGCAGAAACCATTTTCATAGCCGATGTAATCTGCATCGTCGATGAAACGGAAGTAATTCTATTACGGATTTCCTTTAAATTTGCCATCTATTAATTAGAAAATGTGACAATTTGAAAATTAGATAATCAGAAGAATGTTAAACCATTTTCTAATTATCTAATTAACGAATTATCTAATTAGTTATATTTTGCTGAGATTTCTTTTGCTGCTTTTTCGATAACATCTGTAATGCTGTCATCTAATTTACCAGCTTTCAACGCGTTAAGCGTATCTTTATGTTTACTGTTTAAGTAAGCTAAGAAATCAGCTTCAAATTCTTTTACTTTTTCTACAGGAACGTTTCTTAATAAGTTTTTAGAACCAGCGTAGATAATCGCTACTTGGTTTTCAACTGTATAAGGATCATTTAAACCTTGTTTCAAGATTTCAACGTTTCTTTTACCTTTTTCAATTACGTTTAAAGTAACAGAATCTAAGTCAGAACCAAATTTAGCAAAAGCTTCTAATTCACGGAATTGAGCTTGATCTAATTTTAAAGTTCCAGAAACTTTCTTCATAGATTTAATTTGAGCATTACCTCCAACACGAGATACAGAGATACCTACGTTAATAGCAGGACGAACTCCAGAGTTGAACAAATCTCCATCAAGGAAAATCTGACCATCTGTAATCGAGATTACGTTTGTTGGAATATATGCAGAAACGTCTCCAGCTTGAGTTTCGATAATTGGTAAAGCAGTTAATGAACCACCACCTTTTACGATAGATTTGATAGAATCTGGTAAATCGTTCATGTTTTTAGCGATACCATCATCAGCAATTACTTTACAAGCACGCTCTAATAAACGAGAGTGTAAGTAGAAAACGTCTCCAGGGTAAGCCTCACGTCCCGGTGGTCTTCTTAATAAAAGAGAAACCTCACGGTAAGCAACAGCTTGTTTAGATAAATCATCATAAACGATAAGAGCTGGACGACCAGAATCTCTGAAATACTCTCCAATTGCAGCACCAGCGAATGGAGCATAAACTTGCATTGGAGCAGGATCAGAAGCATTAGCAGCAACGATAACTGTATAAGCCATTGCTCCTTTTTCTTCTAACATTTTAGCGATTCCTGCTACAGTTGAAGCTTTTTGTCCAATTGCAACATATATACAGAATACAGGTTTTCCTGCATCATAAAATTCTTTTTGATTTAAGATTGTATCGATACAAACAGTTGATTTACCTGTTTGACGGTCACCGATTACAAGCTCACGCTGTCCACGACCAACTGGGATCATAGCATCAACTGCTTTTACTCCTGTTTGTAATGGTTCAGTTACTGGCTGACGGAAGATAACACCAGGTGCTTTTCTTTCCAAAGGCATTTCGTATAAGTCTCCACCGATTGGTCCTTTTCCATCAATTGGAAAACCAAGTGTGTTAACAACACGTCCTACCATTTGCTCACCTACTTTAAGAGAAGCAATACGTTGAGTTCTTTTTGCAGTAGATCCTTCTTTAAGTCCAGTTGATGGTCCTAAAAGTACAACCCCAACATTATCCTCTTCAAGATTCAATACGATACCTTCCATACCGTTATCAAATTCTACTAACTCTCCATATTGTACATTAGATAGCCCGTAAACACGAGCAATACCGTCTCCAACTTGAAGTACTGTTCCTACTTCCTCTAGCGTAGCACCAGATTCAAAACCTTCTACTTGCTTTCTTAATATTGCTGAAATTTCAGCAGGTTTGATTTCCGCCATCTTAATTTATAATTTAGACACTTTTTGTGTTATAAAAACTAATTACTTAACTCTCTTTTTAATACTTGTAATCTGTTTGCAACAGAAGCATTGTATTGCTTGTCACCTATTCTCAAAATAAATCCACCGATAATAGCTGGATCTACTATATTTTCAATTGTAATTTTTTTATCAGATAAAGTCGCGATTTTTGCTAAAACTTTAGCTTCTAATTCTGCATCCATAGGAATTGCAGTTGTCACTTTTGCAACTTCAATACCATTGCTCTCATCATATACTTTACTATATTCAACAGCAATTGCATTTAAAATTTCAAATCTTTTGTTTTCGAATAATAATTGAAATAACCCTTTAGTTACACCATTTACATTTGCGAAAACTTCTAAAAGAGCACTTTGTTTAACTTCAACAGTTGTTGTTGGGTTTTCAATAAACGTACTCAATTCTACATTAGTTTCAATTGCATTTGCAATTGATTTCATATCGTTATTTACAGCTTCGGCAACACCTTTAGAGTTTGCTAAGTCCAAAATTGCTTTTGCATAACGAATTGCTGCTCTTGTACTTGCCATAGTCTTAGTTTAACTTTACGTCACCTAACATTTTCTCAACTAATTTAGTTTGAGATTCTTTGTTAGATAATTCTTCTTTCAATAATTTTTCAGCAATGCTTAACGATAAAGTTGAAACTTGAGATTTCAATTCTGCCATAGCAGCATTTTTTTCGCTTTCGATAGCAGCTTTAGCTTGCTCGATCATTTTTTGACCTTGAGCTTGAGCTTCATTTTTAGAATCAGCAATCATTTTCTCTTTCATTTCGCGAGCTTCTTTTAACATAGCATCACGTTCTGCACGAGCTTCATTCAAAATTCTTTGGTTATCAGCTTGTAAATTTTGCATTTCTTGTCTTGCATTTTCTGCAGAAAGTAACGCATCTTTAATTCCTTGCTCTCTATCATTTACTGCATCAAGAATTGGTTTCCATGCAAATTTTTTCAACAAGAAAATTAATCCAACAAATATTAATACTTGCCAAAAGAACAAACCGAACTCGAACTGATTTATTAACTTTTCCATTATATAGAATTATAAATTTTAAATTATATCTTTTAAATTGTCTTGAAGAGCAATTTTATTTTTAATGTTTTATTTTTAAAACAATAGTTACAACCAACCGTTGCAACTATTGTTTTTTGTGTTTTAATTAAGCAGCGAATAATGCAGCGAAACCAATACCTTCAATAAGTGCAGCAGCGATAAGCATAGCTGTTTGGATTTTTCCTGAAGCTTCTGGCTGACGAGCGATAGCGTCCATTGCTGAACCACCAATTCTACCAATACCTAATGCAGCTCCGATTACGATTAATCCAGCTCCTACGAAATTTAAACCGTTCATATTTGTATATATTAAAAATTAAACATTCAATTTTGATTTTAGATCTTAGATTATAGACTTTAGATTTTTGCAAATCTGAAATCTAGATTCTGAAATCTAAATTTTAGTGATGCCCCTCCTCTTCGTGGTGGTGCTCTTCTACTGCTGAACCAAAATAAAGTGCAGACAGCATTGTAAAAATATAGGCTTGTAAAAATGCTACTAAAATTTCTAGAATAGAAAGTGCAAATGATAATCCGAAAGAAAGACTGCTTCCAATCCAGCTTTTAAAGATAAACATTAAACCGATAATACTCATTAATACGATGTGACCTGCAAAAATGTTAGCGTACAAACGAATCATTAATGAAAATGGTTTGATGAAAACTCCTAACAATTCAATTGGAGCCAAAATAATTCTCATTGGTTTTGGCACTCCTGGCATCCAGAAAATGTGACCCCAGTAATTTTTATTTGCAGTAAGATTTGTAATTAAGAAAGTAAGGATTGCTAAAGAGAATGTAATTGTTAAATTACCAGTAGCATTAATTCCTAGTGGAGTTAATCCGAAAATATTTAAGAACAATACAAAGAAAAAGATTGTCAATAAATAACTCATGTATTTTTTATAGTGCTTTTCTCCAATGTTTGGAATCGCAACGTCATCACGAATAAAAAGTACTAAAGGTTCGAAAATTCTACCAACTCCAGAAGCAATTCCTCCGTTTTTAGCATACGATTTTGCTAAACTTGTAAATAACCAGAACATTAATAAAGCAGATACTATAATAGAAAGTACTGTTTTAGTAATTGAGAAGTCTAATGGACGAACATTTGTTGGGTGACCTGTTTTTTCGTCTTCAGTAATTGTGCCTTTAGCATCAGTTTTGTAAATTTTACCATCGTGGTGGTTAATTACATAAAAGTTACCGTTTGACTCAGCTACTTCGTGTCCGTGGTGAAATTTAGAAGAAGAAAAAATATGTAAACCATTATCCCAAAGAATTACTGGCAATGGAAAACCATAATATGTACCTGTCTCATCATCTTGTGTTAAAGTAAAATCATGAGAGTCTAATACGTGGTGACCAATAAATGCTTTAATCTTAGATTTAACATCTGTTGGCTCTGCATGATGGCCTTCTGCAGCACCTTCATGGGCTACTTCAGTTTGAACATGCTTTGAGTCTTTTTCAGTATTTGAAAAACTCATTAGTGGAAGACAAGCTACTAAAGCTGCAAGAATAAATCTGAGTGGTTTGTTTGAAATCACCATATCTGTGGAAAATCTTATTTTTTACGTTTCTAAAATTTGGTGCAAAGGTACATTTTTTATTAATATTCAAAAGGATATGAAAAATTATTTTTAAACCTTGTTTTAAAGAATTGTTATTTTAACGCTTTTCATTTAATAATCGGGCAGTTAAAAGCGTCTGAAATAACAAAAACAGAAGAAATGTTATAAAAAAATTAGTTTTTTCAACAGAGCCTTGAGAAATGTTGCTTGATAAAATCGGTCGTAAAAATCCGTAGTAAATAAACATTTGCACAAAAGTTCCCAACATAAAGAACATTCCAATGCTATCAAATTTATCCGTTAGGAATTTTAATGTTAGTATTAATAATAAGGTAGAAAAAAATAAAAAGATAAGATACAGCACTTCTAAACTGTAAAAAAAGTTCTGATCGTTAATTTTAAAAATGAAGAAAACTCCTTTATGTATTATATAGGAAGCAAAAGCGAGAATAATTAAATGAAAAACAAGTTTATATTTCTTTAAAAACATCTTGAATATTTTTTTGCAAAGATGCGATATTATTTAAAGCCGTTTTTAAACTTTATTTACTTTGTTTTATTAATCTCATTGACCTGACGAATAACGTTATATAGCGCCAATGCAACGCCAACCATAACCAGTATCTTATTATAGTAAACTTTTTCGCTTGGATGATTTTCGTCTAACCAGGTACCGAGATAAGAAAACAAAAATATAATAACACCCATTTGAATGGGAATATTAATGAGTGCTATCCATTTATTTCCTCTATTTTTATTCGGTTCCTTTTCCATCTTCTAGCATTATTACTTCATTTGAATGGGCAAGCATTGTGCAGGTTGCCGTGAAGTCAGCTCCTGGTTCTATTGAAAGTTTTCCTACTGCTACTTCTCCATGAATTTGAGCCGTCGATTTGATATTAAGGATTTCAAGAACTTTTATTTTTCCGTGAAATTCTCCTTCTATATCGGCATTGTTACAGATTATTTCTCCTTTTACAGATCCCTTAGCGCCAATTACGATTTTGCCTTGTGAAGTAAAATTTCCAATCAATTCGCCGTCTAGTCTAAAATCGGCTTTAGAAACTATGTCTCCT from Flavobacterium sp. YJ01 carries:
- the atpA gene encoding F0F1 ATP synthase subunit alpha, producing MAEIKPAEISAILRKQVEGFESGATLEEVGTVLQVGDGIARVYGLSNVQYGELVEFDNGMEGIVLNLEEDNVGVVLLGPSTGLKEGSTAKRTQRIASLKVGEQMVGRVVNTLGFPIDGKGPIGGDLYEMPLERKAPGVIFRQPVTEPLQTGVKAVDAMIPVGRGQRELVIGDRQTGKSTVCIDTILNQKEFYDAGKPVFCIYVAIGQKASTVAGIAKMLEEKGAMAYTVIVAANASDPAPMQVYAPFAGAAIGEYFRDSGRPALIVYDDLSKQAVAYREVSLLLRRPPGREAYPGDVFYLHSRLLERACKVIADDGIAKNMNDLPDSIKSIVKGGGSLTALPIIETQAGDVSAYIPTNVISITDGQIFLDGDLFNSGVRPAINVGISVSRVGGNAQIKSMKKVSGTLKLDQAQFRELEAFAKFGSDLDSVTLNVIEKGKRNVEILKQGLNDPYTVENQVAIIYAGSKNLLRNVPVEKVKEFEADFLAYLNSKHKDTLNALKAGKLDDSITDVIEKAAKEISAKYN
- the atpG gene encoding ATP synthase F1 subunit gamma, translating into MANLKEIRNRITSVSSTMQITSAMKMVSAAKLKKAQDAITAMRPYAEKLTELLQDLSSTLEGEVGGDYTTQREVKKVLLVAITSNRGLCGAFNSNIIKEIKNRTQFYAGKQVDVFAIGKKGNDALSKTHKVHGHHNAIFDHLTFENVAGIADNLTEKFLSGDYDRIELVYNQFKNAATQIVQVEQFLPLAPINSDKNVSAGDYIFEPSKEEIVLTLIPKSLKTQLYKGIRDSFASEHGARMTAMHKATDNATELRNQLKLTYNKARQAAITSEILEIVGGAEALNG
- the dut gene encoding dUTP diphosphatase; translated protein: MKIQIINKSQHDLPNYETIASAGMDLRANISDAITLKPLERAIVKTGLFIELPISYEAQVRPRSGLAAKKGVTVLNSPGTIDADYRGEIGVILVNLSNDDFVIENGERIAQLIIAKHERAEWIEVETLSETSRGEGGFGSTGVK
- a CDS encoding tetratricopeptide repeat protein; the encoded protein is MIKKGVFTVLLVALFSTSFSAFAQTEPEDIAMATDEYQDSFYESLKQKGIENYDKAIVSLEKCIKLKPNDAVAYFELGKNYLALKQYQNAQDAFEKATQLDPKNKWFWLGIYDVSYETKNYALAIEIIQKIIVFDEEYKDDLISLYMITNQYDKALIAINEMNDKFGKSSDREIYKAQILSQGKYQNAEIDNLIQQIKKDPKEESNYLNLILLYSKNNENEKSLEVAKQLAKEIPNSEWAQISLFKTYLDANQADKAIKSMNVILASSKIDSKIKHRTLNEFLIFVNKNPQYSTDLEKAISYFDNDKDVDVAKEIGKFYHSKGQFENAIKYYEKDLKAHSDTDLETNMLLLEAYSQVKQYDLMTKRAMMLIEVYPSQAQFYYYAGLGSNQTKQFKNAKTVLEMGLDYVVDDAKLEANFNIQLGEAYNGLGDAKKKEEYFLKANELLKKKK
- a CDS encoding sugar phosphate nucleotidyltransferase; protein product: MKIIVPMAGRGSRLRPHTLTVPKPLIPVAGKSIVHRLVEDIAKILKEPIEEVAFILGDEAFFGDDVVKSLEDLAKGLGAKAAIYRQDQPLGTGHAIMCAKDSLSGPAVIAYADTLIRADFELDPEADAVIWVKQVEQPEAFGVVKLNQNNEIIELVEKPKEFVSDLAVIGIYYFKEVGVLRNELQNVLDNNIQNGGEYQINDGIKAMMANGKVFKTGSVDEWMDCGNKDVTVETNTRMLGFLHNDGEHLVDYGVKLENSTIIPPCYIGENVVLKNTTIGPNVSLGNGCHVTDSTIKNSLIQTYSQIKNADLDNAMIGNHVSYDGKFTSISIGDYAVLE
- a CDS encoding GNAT family N-acetyltransferase is translated as MKQLLIKELTTIPEMLAQIETIKFLYPNITLEKYESFLSEMLPHNYTQIAVFENDICVGLTGCWSATKLWTGKYLEIDNFVVNPNHRSKGIGKLLTDYIEEKAVELNCSSIVLDAFTGNFGAHRFYYNQGYAPRGFHFVKILDEKKMTV
- a CDS encoding DUF4292 domain-containing protein; protein product: MKKYISVLLLSVAVISCKSKAVAVQGNNTSQTVAPKEDKKVVEKHYENKLDFSTLYIKASAKYVDEKQSQNVSAEIRIEKDKQILISVRFLGITMAKALITPSTVSYYEKINSTYYEGDFTSLSKWLGTDLDYTKVQNLLVGEAFDDLRKGKYTQTIVDNLFRLDEEKDANLKKTFFLDGEKYLIQKEEISQPSENRNLQINYSDSKVFNQGTIPTSIEINAVQPKGKTNINLNYNNISFNEELSFPYSVPSGYKKVTIQ
- a CDS encoding oligosaccharide flippase family protein; this encodes MGLYKNLFKQTAIYGLATVLPRMLSFLLVRLYTGILPTAEYGEVSIVLSWMVFFNVVLSYGMETAFFRFYSAEDDKKNVIATSTISIFWTSIIFLFVALIFRNTLANLAEVDVQYITYTVWILVLDALVLIPFSKLRANQRPMVYAAIKIGNVVINLLLNIFFLMYLPTLAAENPGSVWDNLYVENFQIAYIFIANLLASLATFIVLSPNYLSLGRKFDPELWRRMMKYGLPILVAGLAFAVNEHFDKILLGYLLPENLAKSEVGAYSACYKLGLFMVLFATAFRLGIEPFFFSHAKNENAPQTYAVITKYFVILGSLILLGVIVFADVLKYLLLDNKSYWEAMKVVPLIILANFFLGIYNNLSVWYKLTDKTKIGAYISIVGAIVTLVLNYLLIPKYSYYGSAIATISAYGSMMLISYVLGNKYYPIPYDMNKIGAYLGVSILFSIISFYGFREKYYVGIPLLLAFMYLVYHFEKDTIKGIMKRK